The DNA region GTGACACTTATATTGACACTTACATTGAATacctcaattattttttttaataaacttattttatttttggctgtgttggggtcatcgttgctgcatgtgggctttatctagttgcggcgagcaggggctactcttggttgcggtgcgcgggcttctcattgcagtggcttctcttgttgcggagcgtggacTCTAGACGCAAGggtttcattagttgtggcacatgggctcggtaattgtggctcacaggctctagagcgcaggctcagtagttgtggcgcacgggcttagttgctccgcggcatgtgggatcttcccagaccagggctcaaacccgtgtcccctgcattggcaggcagattcttaaccactgcgccaccagggaagccctgaataccTCATTTAAAGCTGGCTCATTTAAAGTCTACTTTACCAACACATGTGTGTGTTTTAGTTTATGGATGTGTGAGTACATATGTGATTGCTCACTTACATCCACAGCCATTAACTCATATTTCTAAATTAGCATAAACCCAAAATTAGCATAAACCCAATTAGCATAAACCCAAAAGAGTTTATGCTCTTTGTAGAGCATAAACTCTACAAAGCAGAGAAACAAAGGACATTTTACAGTGGGTAGAATTGACAGAAACAGACCTAATGCACAGCACCATTTGACTTTGGTCATATATCAGACATAAAGGAAGACAGCCGCATCTACCAACAAAAAATTCTTCATATTTAGACCTATTCGTTTGGGCTACAGGGAGGTCATGTTTAATAGCCCAATTTGCTTCTCATAGTTCCAGCCCTTTCTCTTATGGTTGGCTGAGAAATTCCACCGGTAACCTAAATGACCACTTAGGACACTAAATTGCTTCAATCTCAGCTAAAGTTACTCTCTGACAGTGATGTGGCACAAGTAAGAGGTAAAAGCTACCAGAAAACCCAAGGAGAACGTTGTACAATATTTCATGAGAGTGAAGTAAAACTCACTTAGCTGAGCAAACCAGCCCGCAGAGGCGTTAACTAGGGAGACACCTAACATCGTTAGGATTCTTGCCAATGCCCTGACGTGGACTGGTGAGTGAATTTGACTCACTTGATATCTAAATTAGCAAGATCTGGGATGATTACAAAAACACTTCCCtgaaatagttttatttcatctttttgcaAAGAATTTCAggccacgttaaaaaaaaaaaatccttcaggtTCTGAAAACACCATGCCAGAAGAGTCTAGCAAGATAAAAATCCtatacagcatttttttttcaaagtcaaTAATCAAATTGATGAGAGTAAATGCAGAAACCTCAAGCAGAGCGTCCTTAAACACTTCTCCAAGTGAGTCCATAGTTCTTACAGTGAGAACATCAAAGTCAACTGTCTAGTTTTTAGAACTTGTTAGATTTCTCTAGACTAGAATAGCAGGAGAACAGTTCTCCACACTCTTGagctcagtttttattttctatttcaaaatcAGAAAGAGGGATAAAAActtgtaaagcttgtgtttttattttgtttggtgcTTCTTCTAACTTCAGGAAACATTAACCCTTGTGCTAGTtttcaatgggaaaaggatatcTGGGACTAAGAACTGTGTGGAAATTAATTCAACTTCTTCCCCCAGGAGAGAGATCATTCAGAAATAATAGCTTCTGCCCTGCCAATTTCCTAAGACGATAATCCCCTCCCCAGACCCAAGGCCAGTAGAGGCAGATGCTGGGCCTTGGGCACTTGGTACCCAGTGCTTTTCTGAAGCACCTGGTTTTTATTTGGCTCTTAGATTTGTTAGAAAAATTTGTTAGAAAAATTAATGAGCAAACAAGGGAATAAACAGAGAATTAATAATGCAAGATAATACTATACCTCAACAGCTGCCAGTCCAAACGCTAGTCCAATAACTATGGAAAGACTTCTTGAAAATAAGCATCTTATCAAAGAAAAGCATGActgttaaaaacattaaaaaattaccttTAGTCAAATTTTGACCTTATTTTAGTACagtacaaatttttatttattgagctaACTTTTTACATTGCTATCAAGGAACATACTCAACAGAAAGGAATTGGATTATTCCCGCCACTCCAAACTCCTTCCCTGCTCCGAAAGGTTATAACTGTTGTGGTTTGTTCATACATTAGGAAGCATTTGAGGAACAAAGTTTTGCTTCAACTACCTAATTACTGAATCTAGGGCTATTTAGTTATAAATACTCATTTTATCCTAACTTCTGATTGTTCATTTTAGAGCTGTTATCACCTTGACTGTGTATTTTTTAGGTTTGTAACCTGCAGCAGAGAGTACGCTCATTGAGGTTTCAGTTAATTATAGtgtagattttcatttttttaatgatttaaaaaaattttatttattttttgtcatgttgggtcttcgttgctgttcgtgggctttctctagttgcagcgagcaggagctactgttcgttgcggtgcgcaggcttctcattgcaatggcttctcttgttgcagagcacagactctaggcacgcgggcttcagtagttgtggcacacgggctcagtagttgtggcacatgggctcagtagttgtggctcacggactctagagtgcaggctcagtagttgtggtgcacaggcttagttgctccgtggcatgtggcatcttcctggaccagggatcgaacccatgttccctgcattggcaggtggattcttaaccactgagccaccagggaagtccctacattttcatttttaaaacaaggtTTTTTTCAAAAATCCCTTAATATGTGTCAGGgttatttttaccttaaaaaggaaaaaaaatcattatgtcCACTGTTATGCTCTTACTTTAGACAAAAAGAGAATTTAGAAATTTGTCTCTCTgccacatttttaaacatttattcaaaCCAGCATGAAATTTCAAGCTTAACATATTTTAGACCAGACCTAAAAATTTCAACAATTGtaaattatatgaataatttaaaaaatggaaaaataatatacaatgtaATAGTGTTATTGTCTGTATTGCCAGAAAATATATCATCCCTATGATGGTCTTATATGTGCAAAGGGCTAACAAAATATTgctatttgttaaataaaataaaagttctcCATGAGGTTAAGACAGTCTCTTCCCCTTCATTCCTGAATGTAATGCGTTTCTCCATTCTCATCTGATCCAAAGTGGTAAACATTAGAGGAAATTATTACATCATCTAAGATTAACTATGAGATTAATGGTATCTACTGAGTCACATTCATTATATTTTAGGggttttctccccctccccctctacaTAACCAGGTTATCTTggcaaaagggaggggaaaagagaaatgtGAATTATGGACATTCcagatttcttatttttccagACTTCTTGCAAGTGACACAAGGCAGATGGAAGTCTTTCATGAATTTATGATCTTCCTTTTGGGAAACTGGTGCAGCTATAAGTCTATCTTCAGCTGAATTATGTGTGAATTTGGAGggaatatctattatttttcaggatAATGCTAGGGCATTTCAAAATCTATCCTGAGGAAACACATCTTTGAGTTGAATCTTTAACAGGACACAGATAGCAATCTACAATTTAATTTACTAATTTCCTCATTATCCTAAGTGGAAACTCCATTTGTTTACACCATAGTTATTTCCCCTCCTCCTTGTGGATATTGCATCACTAAAATTACATAGAGAGGAGGAGAGTAGGgaggaatataaaaattaataatgaaaacttTTAGTGATATTACTTTGATGATGAAAAGACATGGTAGCTCTGTAATCTGGTAGATAACTTCTCCCCCATGTGTTACTTTAAATACTAGTAACAGCAATTTCTCTTCAGAACAGTCTcctttattttgataaaattagtAAAAGGGATGTGATAGTCAACAGGTGAGACGTTTCCCCTGAGATACTTCCTATTTCCTAATATATAATTAACCTCAGTAGCCATTACTAAACCAATGCTagattgaaaatattctttaggGATTACAGAAATTAACTCACTGAACTATAATAGCTTTCATGTATCTCTCTCTCATCTAGCCTATAATCTCCTAGAGGGTCCACAAGCATGTCTGATTCCAGCAAGGGTCTGTCTGACACCTAGTAAGCAGTGAAGAATAAcagcaaataaatgaaacattcaTATCAACTGTCATTTCTGTACACTTcccttccaggcagaaggaacaaatTATGTAAAGCCCTATGGTAAGAGACATATCATGTCCTGCAGGAAGCTGTATCTTGAACCCCAAAGACTGAGTTAAATGGGGTCCCATCATATCCTGTGCCTGGTCCTATCCAAGAAATACCAATAGTTCGTTGGACTGAAGTTGCCTACttatctttctctcttccctattAAAGCATTCACTCTGTGAGTGCAGACATTGCGCCCTATTTAGGAATGGGTCTCCAGCAGTTGGTGAAAGGCCAGTACATAGgaagtggtcaataaatatttgatgaattaaggaataataagaaatataacaTCCACATATTAACATTCGCAAGTGACATAAATATGTCATCTCTACAACACATGAAAGACAAAcctaagtttttcttttcttttttttttttttttttggctgcaccaagtggcaagtgggatcttagtttccagaccagggatgtgcccgctgcagtggaagcacagagtcgtaaccactggaccaccagggaagtcccccaagtttTTCAATTGACTTTAAAGGCATGAGGCAACTTCTCAGTTGGAGCAGTAATTAGGCAAATTGGTAGGTACACTTAACAACCAGAGCGGAAACCTCTAAAGCCCAAGTTATTTCTTTACACCCAATACAATtacttgagaaagagaaactttGATTGGAAAAAGAAAGCTTTACTTtgaaaattaaagtgaaaatatAGATTTCTAAGACCtatgttaaaatagaaaaatagaggaGGATAATGATTAAAGTCACCAAAGACAggacaaaataaacttttatctGTTAGCTTGTACTTTGCCTCCCCTTGCAGTAGAATGTTTCTTTGATCTACTAAAGTTGAATTTAAATGATGCCAGACTCATAGAAGAAATAgaatactttcatttttatatctacttttatctttaaataaggatttttttttcatttgggaaATTCCTGGGACTTTTATATCATGATTCCCATTGTAATTGCTGCAATTTAATATTTTGTGGAGACTTtcattgtgggaaaaaaaaaacaacagaagcaCTTACTGTGCCAAATTTGATTTGTTCTCACCTGTTTGTAAATAGTTCTTCCATCATACTTTGTACAAGAAGAATCTGATGCACTTGGACATTCACATGACTTGTAATAGTATTGAAAATTATTTCCCCAATCAGAAGCTCCATTGATCAAACCACAACATTTTAACTGTTTGATGAAAAGTAGATATGAAAAACAGTCACGAGAGAAGACAAAAACATTGTCAATACATTGAATCACATTCTTCTGAAACCACTATTAAGATGTTTCTTATACTAGCATATCGTATAAGTCACCTCACTTAACTCCctgaatgaagaaacaaaaatgaaggaaTCTTCCATTTTGGCCTTCATgttaatgaaggaaaaaatagagttTCAGATGAAAAAGTCTGAAGAACTTGGAGAGAATATAAAAAACTCACCTTCtagtttttaatgaaaaaagagaggGGCAGAATCAGATTTATCCTTCTTAGGTCTTAGAAAAGAAGCTTCCAGAGAGTTCATGAGAGAGTCAAGGTCTCTTTAAAGAACTTTTACTCAAAAAAGATGAGAGGTTTGAAAAGTGAAATTTCTATCTCATGACCTTTGATCACTTTTGGAGGAGAGGGGGAAAAGAATGAGAGGCATCTCAAAGGCCAAAGAAGATGCTTAGTGGACCTTCCATGAGACTGAATTTTACACGGACATCTGTAAAACAGCTAAGGGGTGAAAATGATGAATGAAACTCTTAGAATAATGTCGGGAAGGTTAAGGctcaaaataaaccaaaacatgGCGAAACACTAAGGAAAGTTGTGATCATGTTTGGGGAAGTAAAACAAGAAAGGGATAAGCCCAATGACTCAGAGTAATGGCACATAATATTATTAGATGAAAGAGAGAGGTCATTATCTCATCTTGCCCTATTTGCTTTAATTAGAGAGAAAACTTCTCATGcagaaaggtagaaaaaaattgaagaaaatagaaCCAAGACTGGGTGTTTTTCTAAGGCTCAAGTGCATTGCAACGGTAGGCTATTGAAAGGACTTACACCTACTGGCTGGTGACCACGTTACCCATGTTACttaaacctctctgtgccacagtttcttcatctgtaaaatacagataataatagTCGCTAAGGATAGTATCTAATTCATAGAGTTGttggaaagataaaaatagaataccCATGTGAAGATATGAACTGTTTAGCTCAATGCCTGGCTTGTAGAAAGTACTCAACACGTGTTAACTGTCatcattgttgtttttgttttgtgtttattgttgttgtttcctTTGTGCTCTAACATGAACATGATCTGTTCAACATTGATATCAGTACTTTAGATAACATAAAAAGTGTCTTTTCAACTCTGTAGTTGATATAGAGCTGGGAGTGATGATTAATACATTGGAGAACAAAATGGAGTTCCAAAAATAGTTCAAACAATGGACTTAAACTAACAGGTTCAACTGTGGCAGATATAAAGTCTTGTGCTTTAGGTCAAAGATTTACTTGCACAAATGTATGACTCATTAGACATTCACGTGACAAAGAGCTGGAGATTTCTGATGGTCTCAAGGTCAATCAGTATTAGCAAAGAGAGTAATCTTGAAACAACTTCCTTTCTTGTTTCCATGGTAGACATAATTAATTGCTCACTCTTTCTGATTAAATAATCTTGAATGATATTGATACAGACACTCCAGATCAAAAAGAATATGTCCCACTATATACACTCACAGATCAATCCATTTTTGGAATACAGTATTCCTTAGGGAGGTATAGAGACACACTTACAAAAGACAGAGCAGGAGGTAGAAAGGCTAAACTTGGTATAATATCTAGTCACCAGATCAGATGTGGGAGCAGCTGGGGAAGAGGTTGGTCAGGATGCATTGAAAGTGTGATAGCAGTTGGATGAACAAGGCACTGTTCAGTGAATGATACAACAACCTCTAGACAAGTAGTCATCACTAAGAATTCAAGAGAGGCACATTCCGCTAGTACGTCAGCAGAGAATTTctgtgggaattccctgaaaaccaaaaagaaagccaCTTAATATCTACAAATTGTCAGTGTGATGGGGCCCCAGGTCACCTAGCCAGAGTCTGGGGTAGGATTCTTTTTCCAAAGAGGCATtacgaaaaaaaaagaaaagaaaatccttgtggatatacatttaaaacaaacaaacaaacaaaaaaagaatagacaatAAAAGAGAACCATAGTCCTGGGAACGCAAGGAGCTTCAGGCACAGAATTTGTGTACAAGAGCAGAAGTAATTCAGAACTGTGCTACATCAAACAGAACATTTAAAACCCTATGGTTGGCACTAAGCCCTTGGATACCAGGGACAACGTGCAACAAGTGTGATGCAGGACGCAACCCAGAGACCCAGTGGTTACCTGTAGTACATTTTGCCCTAGATCAGCAAGCAGGGAAGATCAAGGATGCTTGGTCCCACCCAGTGGAGAAACTGAGTTGCCTAAATTCTTCCTGCTTTTAAACTTGGATTAATCTGGACTCTAAAGTGGGAATAATCCTGGAGGAGAGAGGATCAAGGAGTACAGCTCTGGGGGAGCTAGGAAAAACACAACACAGAGGAAGTTAAACAGAGACTAACTCATATCAGGTTTCAGCTCCTGGAAATGATGCTTTAAGCAGAATTTTTACAAGCTGGGGTCTATCCAAATAGGAACTGGGGAATGCTCTGGGAAAAAATGTCATCTGATAAATAGTTCAAGAAACAAGTTCAAAATCAAAGCTTTTAGAAGTCATATGAGAAgccattttcaaagaaaaaattgcaATATGtagaagtagatttttttttcctctgaaattccAGAAGGAAGAACTAAGACTAAATGATATAAATTCTAGGGAGGAAGATTTTGTTTCAAATTAAGAAAGAACACATTAATCATCAGACTTAGATGTAAAGGAAATGGGATGGAATGGGCAAAAATGGGCAAACTTTCAGCTCTTCAATATTTAATTAGAGGGTGTATGAACATAAACATAAAAGACTTCAATTAATGAGAAGTCAGGTTAAATGTCCTGTAAAATCTAGCTCCCCTCTAAGATTAGGAGGATTTCTATGACATATGTGAAATAAATGCTACACGTAGTTAATATGATGGAAATTCTGAGTAAAGAAGGTGTGGTTGGGAGGAGTTTCACAGAGCAATACTTTAGTCAAACCTCAAAGCACATGTAGTatttgtaaagaaagaaaagtagtaaGTACATTCCGAGGATGAGGAATGATGCAGAGACAGGAAGGCAGATTTGTTTAAGAGATCCTGAGAAGACAAACCTGGTTGGACTAGAGTGCTTTCTTCATGGAGTAGTATTTAGTAAAGTTAAAATATTAGGTAGGATCCAGGTAGTAGAATACCTTCAATACCTGCCCAAACTTTGACTTTACCCTGAAGACAGTGAAGTAGCCAaagtaaatacatacatacatatatactggAAGGGCTACTGTACTGCTTAAAAAGAATTAGTGAGTCAGACAGATCTGTATTCAAATTCCAACCCCATCACTTGTTAGCTGTCAGACCTCTCGAAGTCGTAATCCCCTCATCTGTCTAATAAAGATAATGAGGATAACGATATTATccatctcatagagttgtgagaattaaatgagctactGAATGTAAATCTGGTACACACTAAGTagcaataaatgatagctataatTAATTTTATGAGAGAAGGGTGGGCatggaggcagagaaggagagagagagaaactccaAGCATCCCAAACACACTATCCTTCTAAATGGTAAATATTAAAATCCTTATTGATCTGGCTCAATCGAGGCTTAATCTTTCATAAACATATCTTCTTAATCTCTGTCCTATGCTGCCTCAGAACTTTGTAAGAAGGTggggaaaaattagaaatattccTGGATTTTTCTTATGGCATAGTGACAGAATAATCAGTCAAAATCTGCAGAAGGGAGAGACGTTTTTCAATCTTTAGAGAATACACctgttaaaaattaagtaaacagAGAACTACGTCCAACTCTCCAGATAACTTACAAACTCTAATTACCTTTTCTTGAATTTCAGAAAAGGCTTTCTGGAATGGTTTTCCATTGGGTGCACTCAAAAGATGTACATTAGTCTGGAGAGTCTCTTTAAGAGCACGTTCAGTCTGAAAATTGAAAAGTATTGTTAAATTATTCATGCCAGAAGGTAGCATGTCAATTTTTCAGACTTTTCCAAGATTATTAAGTATCATACGTGTACACACCTTAGATTTGTTAGTAGCTCCTACGATACCTGCCACCACTTGCAGAAGTAGGACCAGAATCAACcctatgaaaaactgaaagaaaagaaaaggaatatatattacACCCAGTACATTCAGTAACATCTAGGGACATTTTGGCACCATGCTTCTTTCTGCAGTTGGGATCATATTACAGTTGGAGTATTAACCATGCTCTTCATTTACTCCATCCTTTGCCTCAAGAATCAAAATTGGGGTCATTACTACTCAGAAACATTCTCTCCAAAGACTGACTAAGGAAAATGGTTAAAACTAAAATCGACTGATAGGACTGTATGCATCAGTATGATGTTGAATGGAGGGAAGTTTGAAAACTTAGATGAAGTTATTTGAATATGATCTTTCTCGTCCTTCATCAAACACAAACTCAAACTTCAAGACAAACTTCAGAACTGAATACAAAACAACATCTCTACCactattagaatcacctggggtctTGTTATAAATAGAGAGTCCTGAAATCTGCCTCAGATCTACTGAATCCTACTTTTGGAGGATCCCACAAATTAGTTTTTTTGTTAAAACAAATTCTTCAAGTAATTAAATTCCccaaattggggcttccctggtggtgcagtggttgagagtctatctgccgatgcaggggacacgggttcgtgccccggtccggggagatcccacatgccccggagcagctgggcccgtgaaccgtggccgctgagcctgcgcgtccggagcctgtgctccgcaacgggagaggccacaacagtgagaggcccacgtaccgcaaaaaaaaaaaaaaaaaaaaaattccccaaattgCAAATGAAGCCTTATTAATCAAAAAGCAACCCACCAGGGATGCTATTAGAGTCCCATTAAAACTCTATCTTTACCTTCCCTCATAATCAACCAtcagttaaaaattatttgttcagGGACTAACACAATACTACTTTTATCAGAGAAACAAGTTTAGATGAGCTCTGATAAACTCATGTCAGATTTCTATCTAGTAAATACTTGatgaatttttctaatatttttttctatacccATTTATGATTTTCTACTGTATATGTGTTAAAAGTGAATATCTGTGGGTTATCCCAACCCAATCTATCCTTGAAGCTTTCTAAGGGACAAATTTGATTATCTCACACCCTTACAATTTTCTTAGCATGGACTACGATTTGACTGTAGCCCACACCCAGACCCGGCTTCCATTATTTACTGAAAGTAGCCCTTGCACTCTCTAGCCATACCCAAGGCTTTGCAGTTCCCCAAACATGCTAGCATTGTACTGCCAGGTCCTCTCCCTGGAAAGCTCTTCACACACTCACCCGTACAAACACCTTATTCACTTTTGCTTCTGGCTTGAAAGTTCCCTTCTCTATCCTTGCCCTTCTCTTCTTGGGCCACCTTCACTGTTGCTAATTGTTTACTTGTCAGTCTTCCCTAATGGGTTCTAATTGTTTTCATATCTATGTATCTtttagcacagtatctggcacatagcaggtacttagtaattgaatgaatgactgaatgaataactAAAATTTGTCTTCTCTCACAGTATCCTCTAATCTAAGATAAATATATTAGCTTCCACAACCAAACCCTCTAAACAAAAGTGAGAGAGTTTCATCAATCTTGGCAAGTCCTTTTGACAGACAATGGGGATGGGAGATAATCCTTAAAGTTTGAAGGTTGGGTATTGGGATTTGTCAGGAAAACTCACCAAAACAAGCACGAACTGGTTTTCTTTCATGGCACCAAAGCATCCCAGGAAACCCAGAATCATGATGGTAACACCCACAACAATCAAGATATTCACAGCAATATAGGGGTTAATGGTAGCAGCCCCAGGACtgagaatctgaaaatgaaaaagatcAATGACAGAAAATCCCTTTTCTTGATgttttttattcaacaaatatccaCTGGGTAACTACtgttgtgccaggccctgttctaggacCTTGAGATACCTCAAGGATGTAAACAAGCAAAAATTCCTGCCTTCAAGGCACTTACATTCTATTCTATTGCGGTATTACTTGTCCAGATAACGtttccaattttatattttttgaagatGATATATTGGACGTTGGATGGAAGAAATGAAATAGGCTTTTAAAACATCAATTATTCTAAAAAGCTTAGAAGGACCGGTAGTTTCAACCATGATGTGAtctttgatttgcatattttgtgttttatacCTGACAGTAGCATCATAAAGCATGTTTTTATGGcagtttaattatttaaattataaagccTAAGTTCCTCAAACAGATAGACTCAACAATATgagtgaatctcaaaaacatttcaTTGAGCTAAATAAACCATATTCAAAAGAGTGattgctgtatgattccattcatatggcATTcaagaataggtaaatctatgcaaaaataaacaaattggtcctaatcaaacttacaagcttttgcataacaaaggaa from Pseudorca crassidens isolate mPseCra1 chromosome 11, mPseCra1.hap1, whole genome shotgun sequence includes:
- the TSPAN8 gene encoding tetraspanin-8 — translated: MENRAFSPQIQWNHCQRQRAVERLALYEGKQSDLCGASILAVAIWLRAGKDGPEILSPGAATINPYIAVNILIVVGVTIMILGFLGCFGAMKENQFVLVLFFIGLILVLLLQVVAGIVGATNKSKTERALKETLQTNVHLLSAPNGKPFQKAFSEIQEKLKCCGLINGASDWGNNFQYYYKSCECPSASDSSCTKYDGRTIYKQSCFSLIRCLFSRSLSIVIGLAFGLAAVEVLGLILSIVLYCQIRKK